In Cryptomeria japonica chromosome 5, Sugi_1.0, whole genome shotgun sequence, the genomic window TCAAGCTCTTTTATGTCTCCTCTTAGAAAGGTGGAGAGTGCAGTGGTGCTTGTTTGTATAGATGCTATCTTGATTAGGCCTCTTTTTCAGCTCAAGGTGATTGAAGGTACCACTTCAAAACCCTTTGatatggttttgggagccatttcaaaacccatttttaaggttagggaagcctttcaaaatatCTTTGTTTCTAGTTATCTTATTCTATTTGCCTTGTCTTATCTTATCTGGGTGGCAACTTATAGTTTTCAAGGGGCCAGTTCAGGTAGTGGTTGTTTTCAGTTATGGGCTAGTCATGCTTTTTTTGTATGAAGTCTTTGTCTTAGGTCAAGGGAATCAGAAACATGCATATTGTTTGGTTGAGGGTGCCTGCTAACCTTCATCATTTTCTCTTAAGTTTGAGGCTATATCCTAGTTCGTGTGGCCAACATGATTTGTATTGATTATATCTTAAGTGTCTGGCTAATTCTTTTTGCATGTGGCAGTGTTGGTGTTTGGCTGACTTTTGTTAGCTCAGTTGTGTTTGGGTTGCTAGTTTTCATGGTTTATTCTTTATGGAAGTGATGTACTGCGGATTCCAGATCCTAGTAAAAtatgagggtttcaggtccctccaaaacctattgtaaggggttttgTGTCCCTCAAACCTTGTTTTTCCCATAACCAAAAACTATAAAAATTATAATACATAACAATCATAAAGTATGTAGAAGTGGATTAGAAAACCATAGAAGTCAAGAATcatttgcaagaaaaacacttGTTACACAAAAGGGATCAATCAAATATAATATGATCGATAAAAACCTAAGAATTATGTATTAATGTACACACAATATTAGAGGTGCAATTACAATGAattaatgaatccttataaaaagatGAATGAAACCCGAGATGCAAAACTCTAAAGGCTAGATTGGATCAGCAtgtgccaagtgtcacaatcataatgaatgagtcaacttaagctattattagcctaattaaataaaaggagaAGTGTTtgagtttagcttaagtgaaaatgtAATTAAACAacctaataaataaataattagaaaaaTATCCCAATTACTCCAACATCCCCCCTTAAaattaacttagggataagataaagagctaaagatgaatgcaaaatgcatgcatgaatgagtcttGACTACTAGGTCTGATCAAATACcgatgtacaaaccaatgcaaaaaaatgcaactctcacaaacaaagaaaaggataagAACTCAGTGTGAAGAAAACCTctcaaaaagagagaaaaatacaaTAAGTGCACTACTAAAAGAAGGAAAGGACTCAATGTGACCCCCTGAGGTCTTCTTCTCTCATAGTAGTACATTGAATATCCCCCCATAAGAGAAAAAAATGAGGATAGGAATCTCCCCAATGAAGAAGTAgctctccccttaggaagaaacaaatccactAGAGATATGACAAGCCACTCCCATAAAATGGAAGATGTAAGAATCCAAATTTAGATACATATGATGTCTCTAAAAACTATTGATGTGTCACCAAGTTCTTGGATGATGAAGATACCACAAAGTAATCAATTACACACCCAATCACAATagaaggtgacaaacaaggaacCAATGAAAACTTATTATGAACAAGCTCCAAAGACAAGCATGATGTCATAATAATTGTACTATATCTATTACCAAATAGGAGAGATAAACCCTCAAACATGTCCTAAAAATCTGAAATGagagactccacaaacaatgaaGCAATTTTTGTCAATTAGGAATCCAAATCAGAAAGAAAAATAGATGAATTATCCTGCTTAATAAGAATAAGAGTCTTAATCAATGAAGGGACAACAACTATCTTTGCACCTAGAAAATAAGAAACTTAATATTTTAATGCACTCTCAAGCAAGAGTTGAAAACAATCATGTGATAAACTATAAGATATTTGATGTCAGGTTAATTTCCCTTATAATATTTACATCTACAAcccttatacatgattcactcctcaAGATAATCTCCAAAGTGGCACgaaaacaaaaaccctaaataaaaataaacttgaTAAGGATAGGATAAAGATCTCTAAGTAGCTAATAAATTTTTTGCAAAGGACCTAGGATCTAGATAGAGGTGTAGAAAATATTAgtatgtgttgttattgatgttagCTAAGGTCCAGAAGTATGAGGTTAGTTGTGCTCTTGAGTGTTGTTGTATTAGGATTTTCCTTATGTGTTCACATTGATACATGGATATTGATGGTGGTGACTATAGATGATACATCCATTTGACTCAGATCTATTTTAGAGCATTGAAGAAGTATTCAGGTGTCTGCAATAGATTGTGGCTAAGTATGACTATTCGAGTGAATATTCTATAAGATATTGTTCAATATTATGGTCTACATTGTGTCTCATTGATTCATCTTTCTTGTGGTTGTAATATGATGTTAGTGGAAGCAAAATAATGTTAGATATTAGGTTTCATGTTCCTATTAATTCCATAGTTGAATTTGTGATAGTATAAATCTTGGTCATGCATaagttgttgcaaatgtgatgttgatgatcatgattggttgtcatttatgtcaacataatggttgccATTAATGTCATCATATGGTTTCAACGGTGTTCCTAAAATCTTTGGTGCTCAGGAATATGTGTTGATGGCAATCTAGATATTTTCATCTATTAGATATGGGGTTGATCAATTGCATTCATGTATCTTGCTTCCATtctcatttttggtgaattggGAAATGATTTTTGGGTCTGGATTAAGTctggaattcaaggatgtgtaGCAGCTTTTATATGgcatgtgagtcatgatttggTCCAGAAGTTGCAATGGTTGTAATGTGTGTTGATTTGACCGTTGATgtatgttgtggtatggtctacttctcattccttcccaccaccaaaatgtttagtgttgacctattttagatctttatcCTAgccgacttagaagattatgttttttGAAGAtggtatatatatgaggatgatctagaTAAGTTAGTATGAAAAAGTGTGGCATTATtattgaagatatgtgagattggaaaGGAAATATCTTATTGTTGGATATATGTGAAAATGTGTTGGTTTTGAGGCACCAAAAGTGATCCGGTTTTGCAAGTTGTGATACAGTAatggattatttctttctttctctatTTCTTCCACAATGAGCCTttttctaggcagtgagccctcctGCAGTGACTATTCTAGCAGTGAGCTACCCTTTGTTAAAATCACCTTAAcaggtgttttatattgagaactaacattctccatagtttttcccttttggagttttccacgtcatatttggtgctcattgttttatcttttgtaTGTGCATGTTTTTCATTAAATATTTGTCTTAATTAATTATGTTGTTTATTCTAGATGTACAAAAGGATAAAATAAATTGGTTTAATTTATCaaatgattcacctccctctcaattGCCTGGATATTCAATAGAAGTAGTGTACTTGTTTGTAGGGAATGCTTTTCATCCCTTCTCCTCCTAAAGATTTGGCACTGTGGTTCTATGATATAGCGTTGTTGGTTTCAAGTAATTCTATATTGTGCATCCATATGGTGATTTGGAGGTTTACATCATATTTTGAGTATGTTTAGTTGGATTGAATTATCAACTCCATCTTTTGGAGTTGGCTTGAGTGGTTTTGGTCCATACGACAGTGTGCAAAATTGAAGGTGATGATTTAGGATTGATAGGAAGTTGCATCAAATTTGTCTATTACTTCACATGTCTTGCTTCCTTTCTACATTTCTTTACAGAAAGTATTTGGTGTTGACTATTTACATTCTACACGTTACATCTAATTAGACCAACCTAGTTGATGTATCTATTTGCTATGAGTGATATGTATATAAGGGATGAGATCTTTTGGAGAACTGTAATAGTTGAATAAGTTGTGTATGGTATGTTGTGTCAGAGAGAAGGTGCACATTTGCATGTGAGCAGTAATGATGTCTATTTCAGATGTTTATAACAATGAACTATAATCAATATTTCAGAGGGTGCACATTTCTCCAAATCAACAATAGTAATTCATTGTAATAAAATTTAGTGTATCTTATCATGAAGAAGTTATTTTTAGTGTTTTGCAAGTTAATAAAATTTAGCGTATCTTATCATGAAGAAGTTATTTTTAGTGTTTTGTGAGTTCATTATATCTTACCCTAAGGTTGTGGGCCTTATCCCGCTAGATCAAATTTGAAGTAGTGATCTTCCTTTCACATGACCCTAAAACTTCGTAGTCTATTTACATACAGTGAGATAGTTTtaaccatggttttttccatattaggttttccatgtaaaaaaataTTGGTGTCCTTGTGTGAATGATCTTTCTATTTTAGTTGTTTACTTTTGCACATGTGATAATTGGGATGAATGATTAATGAATGGTTAAATTTttatatatgttgattcacccctcatCCTAGCATTTGAATGTgttaaacaattggtatcaaagcaaggtccttgaagaaatagtctaacaactgaGGTAGATATGGGATTTGAACTTAATGTTTGAATTTGAGAAATATTTGGATGTTATGTAACCATAAGGATGTGATATTGATGCAATAGTACATCTTAAAGGAGAACTGCCGATCTAGAAGACTATCAAGAAAAGTTCAAGAAAGTAGAAGAACATGTTATCCATCCGAAAAGGAAAGTTGAAGAAGGAAATTTTATTCTTGACAGTCTTGAAACAAATATACATACCAAATCTAGAGAATGCACCAAGCTTGAAGAATAAGTGGTCATGTTGAGGAAAGAATTGAAAGaggcaaaataaaaaattgataagaaCTTGAAGCTCAATGGCAAAAATGATTTTCTTAATGAGATGCTAAGCTTCTAGAAACCATCTAAGGACAAAGAAAAAAGTTCTAGAATTCCTAGCAAAGATGACAAGGGAAAGAAAAAGGTCAAGGATAATTCCAAGAAGACTAGTGAAGATCAAAAGGGTTTCATTCTATTTCAAAATAAGAGGAACTTCAAGAAACTTGCTCTCACTTAAACCAAGTATTCTCCAcctttcaatggcaaatgtttttcatgcaacaaatTCAGTCATAGAGTTACTGAATGTAGAATTCACATGAGATCTCAATCATTTAATTGCCAATGCTATGATTTCAATAAGTATGGATATAGAACAAATGAATGTATAAGTAGAATGATATggaatggatatgcgaatgtaaacAATGATATAAATGTTCAATTTTTCAATGGATTTTGTTATGCATACAAAAAATGTGGGCACAAGGATATTGAGTGTAGATCTAATGTTAGAAGGTATGGAAGTGGTCCACAACAAGGTCCTACTTGTTACAACTGAAAAAAATCAGGACGTATTGCTAGTTTTGGAAGAGGAAAGAATGTGAATACCTCTTCTTTGGAAAATAATATTGATGTTAATGAGGGAAAGGAGAATATTTAGAGGACATGGGTGAAGAAATCTGATGAGAATGTAGAAGGCAAAGAAAATGATGGATCTGTACTTCTTGGTGGTGTAGATGTTTCCTGTAGAAACTATATAAAGCATATTCTCTAAGGAGGAGATTTGATTGAAGACCTTAAAACCCCTCTATGGTTTATATGCTAGATTTTTTTCAACATGGAAGATATTATGAAGGAATTTCGAGATCATTTCAAGTCTTTACAATGAGTTGTAGAGGTATTTATGATCTCCATCAATATAGAGTAGCATTTCTTTAGTGTCTAGCCACATTAAATCAAATCTATTAGGCTATATCTACCTCTTTTGTTCTTATATATACCTCTCCCTCTATTTATATCCCTATCTCCCATTCTCTCCCCATCACTCTGTCTTTTTATATGTCTCTACTTCTCCTCCCTCTCTAACACATTACACACACACTCCCTATTTATCTCACCCTATTTCTATCTCCATCTGTCTACCTTCCCCCTttatatctatctccctctctctaaacctttctctctattacttgtctccatcaccttctttctttgtcACTCTTGTCTCTTCTATCTATATCTCCAtttatatctctccccctctctatctatatatcactctctctctctctctctctctctctctctctctctctctctctctctctctctctctctctctctctctctcaatttctCCCCATCTCCCTCTCATGCATTCCCTCCCTCTCCCACTATCTATTGCTTTATCTCTACCGATCACCTCTTTTATCTTCTTgtatatctctatctatccctatttaTCACCCTATatgtctatctttatctctcctcctacctctctttatctctttatctatatctttccctcttcctctctcactctatcttcatctctacctctatgtTCCTCTCCCATACTCTATCTCTAGGCATGTTTCCCTCTATCCATttatctctccccctccccctctccctcttttTAGGCCCTTACCTCTAGATCTCTTTTCCTCTATGTAtccatctctccatatttcttctttcatctttccctctatctctatctagcTATATATTTgtctctaccactatatctctccccCTCACTCAATATATCACTTTcaatctctatctttatcttctatctctccctctctctccctctatttatttttctcttccatctctctctatttctctctcctctctctctttatctctatatatctctcctctccatattcctctcctctttctccatctccatctccacctccatctctacTATATCTCTATCTTCTATATATCTATCTATTTCTTACACCCTCCCCCCTATCTCTTTACTCCTCTGTCTCTCTCTCATTCTGTCCAtgcctctacctctctctcctttTCACGCTATtgtaaacataacatgagcctgttTGTAGTGGAACTTGATTCTCTTCTTGattaaaatgttttgtttcaattatgattggatCTTTTTAAATGGATACATAATTGATTTCAAGCTATTACTTCTCCATTAacacctttgttgcacaaacaccATCAGTTCCTAAATTTGCCTACCAATTAACCTTATGTAGAACATAAATTTATGCAAGAAATACACCAAAATTTTCCTCAATTGACCTTCTCCGTCTCTTTGAAATACTCATTGAGCACCAAGATGAAATTGCTAATTACATATTGTTACTATTATTTTAATGTTCAGTGATTGCAGATGTATACAAAGATATTTTATTGAACTAAAATTATTATCATCAAATATAGAAATTGGAATGGGAGAAGATAATTCATATAATTAATTGCCGACATATAGGCATCCCACGGCTTCTTTTGCGCCAGGCAAGATGCCTCTGTTAACATTGCCGAAGCCTCCCACTCCAAGCTTTTGTTCTTGGCTAAAAAATTTAGCTGCGGTGCGGAGCTCAGCATGAGAGAACTTGCATGGTCCTTCGTTAAACCATTTGTCTATCTCAATGTCGTCCTCCTCACGGCTTTTATTTCTGAAATACCAGAGCCCCGCTAAGAGCACAAATCCGGCGACTGTGAAGACGCTGGCGACGACTAATATTAAAACATAGTTCGCCTTCGTGAGAGTCGGCGAATGGTGAGATTTAAAATCCCAAAAGTAAACATAGTGCTGTTCCAATGAATATGCAGTGGAAGCCGAAATGCCGACCTTGATGTTCTGGGGAAGAATATTTGTGAGGTCTATCTCATACGATAAAATTGGTGATTCTGGTTTCTCTAGGGCATTCAGGTCCGCCGTTAAAAACACATCAAGCCTCTTTGCTAGGCCGTCATAATCCACCCATGAGCTCAGTATGCTTCCGCTACCAATTTCGATTCCCGACTTATTCCTCATGGATACACTTGCCTGAAGAATAGAATAATAGCAGAAACAAGAACATTAGCAATAAAGAAGAAACTTTTGGTGGAAAGAAACCATAAAAGGTAATAGCACAACCTAAAGCGATTTGAAATCAAAAGAATTGGAGTCCTTGTACGAGCAGATCTACCTTCGAAACAATGCTATTCACATTGATTCCCACGTGGTTATCATCTGGATCAAATGGATCATTTTTGAACGTGTCGAACTCCACGGCAACAATGTGATTGGAAGAATTTCCATCGGTGGATTGGTTAAAGAGACCTAGCCATTGGCCTGTACAGTTTTGTGGCGGCTCGGAGTCGAAAGGGGCGAGAAAGAAGGTAAGCCCATCGCCGTATTGGGATGAATTATAATCGTTTCTAGAAGTGAGAAATTGAAAATGAGAAGAAAAGTTTAGCACAAAAGAAAAGCTGTCGTCCCAGAGAGAAATTGGTTGGTTGTAAGTCATCCAGGAGAATGTCGCCTGGGTTTTGTCTCCATTTGAGAGTTGCACGAAAGGCATATTGAAGATGTACGGTAACGATGGGATATTTGTGGCGACTCCTTCCAGGCTGAAATTCGTTACAGGAGGAAATGTAAAGAGGGGGCTTTCTGCTTGCACTTTCAAGATGACACCAGCAAATGCAGTACAGGAACACACAAAAAACAGAAACGAGATGTTAGCCATGTGGGCAATGAATTCCTTTTGCTCTATTAGCTCTACTATTCTTGTATTTCATCTGCTATGTTATATATCCTTTCTGGTGTCCGTGCACTTCCATTGAGATAAATCACATAAAACCCCAAAACTCTACAATAGAATGACGGAGTAATTAAGGCtgatttaaaaaacaaaaaggTTCTCGAATATTCGAATAGATTGTGCTGTCTGTGGGGGATGAGCTTTGAAAATTGGACGACGTAGTGGATTACTCCGTCCACTCGATGGATTATTGTTGCTTAGTAATGTCCTCTCTTTCTGTATAATAGTAGACGACATTAACTCTTGTTCGCAATTAAACTCCGACTTGCTGTTTGTCTTTCTATTCTTGTTACAAGTTTGAATCAATATTATTCTAAAGTCAATTAGAAAAAAACATTGTtatctttttttatatatttttgtaatatacaaggtcaattggtaggtcatttagcaaatgatgttgtttgtgcaacaaatatCTTAGTGGAGAAGTGATAGATTCAGATCAACTATACATCGACTTAAAAAGATCCAAAGCTGACAGAGAAAAAAAAAACCTTTGAATTGAAAAGGTAGTCAAACATGACATCGACTTACAAAGAGAgagaaatacacacacacacacacacatatatatgtacccCCCATACTCTACTCAATCAGCAAGCAGTGGCAGtggcatatatgtatgtatgtatagatatgtatatatgtatatatatatatatatgtatgtatagatatgtatatatgtatagatatgtatatagatatacatatgtatatatatatatattcatacatatatatacccCCCATACTCTACTCAATCAGCAAGCAGTGGCATTAATCATCTTCAAGCCGTATTATCCAGTCAGCCCTTACTTGTACTTATTTATCGTATTATGTCATTGGTATTACCGCCTTTATCTCATTGCACACTATTATAGACTTTGGTCCCGTTAAAGTCTATCTAATTGTGTTTCTAACTCTTGCCCCCTCCTGTCGATTAGCTTTGACTAGGAATGGTGGAATGTTCATAGAGGATACCGGTAGCATAGCATAACTGAGAGCAATGAGACTGACCAAGTGATGGACCAGCTTGCTAGAATAAGAGGAGAGGCCTTCCGGCAGTGTTCATGGGGATCTtaggcatacatatatatatgtatatatgtatatttatatatatatgtatatatatgtatgtatacatatgtatgtatatataaatgtgtgtgtgtgtgtgtgtgtgtgtgtgtgtgtgtgtgtccacacacacacaaacatatacatttatatatacataaatatatagagTTAGAGATgtagaggtctaggaagagggtgacaaagaaagagagggagaggggaagatagAGCTAGAGATGTTGATAGTGTGATAGAGGAAGAATAATGCAAATTAACTCCTTACAATCAAGAAGATCTATTCGTTAGGATCATGATGAATAAGTAGACTGATTTTGCTAAAATTAGAAGTGGCTTTGAACCACTCAAAATTTTAGGGAAACAATAGTTATGTACTTGCCAAAAAATAGAGTGTTTGGGTTAAATAAGGAAATCGTGACTATGGTTAGAGGAAGGATATTAAATTTGGTTATGTTAATATGTAGTAGGTAGGGAGTAGAGGATGGATTGGTTGTGCATGTCTTTTGTAAAGAGACGCTTCTAAGCCCTGTATTTGTAAATAAAATGAATATTAGTATTTTTCCCATGCAATGTGTTACTTGCAATATATTTGTGTCCTGTAAAACTACTCTAGATGCATAAGTCTTTTGAATAGAGTTATGCTAAAATGAGTGTCTACAtaattttggtattagagccaatcATTCTTGTCTATTACTAAGAAGAAGAAAGTGAGGTGTGTTTTTATATATTCATAGACCTTGATCTCACCCCGACATCGAAGCATATATAGTGATCTCCATTGATGTTTCCAAGTAAACCAAAAGTTGAAATCTTGGCATTAAGCTTCAAAATTAAGAGTtaaagagaaaaatgaagatataATGTGTAGATATGTGAAGACCTAGGAGATTAACCATGATGAGGTAATATACAGAAATAGTTAGAGGAACCAATGATATGAAATAAGTTTTAGAGAGAAAATTGTGTGAAAGATAGTGATGTGTAGAAAATGAGATCCTAGCCTAGTATTGTAAACTGAGATCTCAAATTTCCATGgcataacatgaaaagcataaatTAGTTTCAGCTATAGTCTTAATAGAAGAGCTAAATACTTGTTTGTTTATGGTTCCTTTGTTTCAATGTATTTGATATTGTGAAGTGTGTGTGAATGAAATAGGttaaataataggaaaatgataatttttaACATAAATGGTGAAATCTATAATTGAAAATCAACACAGTATGCTTGATCTAAAAATGAGACAAAGAAGAACTCATGGCTTCAATTTGGAGTTAGAAATCTTGGACTAGTGTGTTTGTTGCTCTAGTCTATAGGTTGTCCAAACTGAAAGAAAGGTTTAAAAATGTAGTCAGGAGGTCTTATAAGCTTGTTTCCTACAATCTTAGCTAAAAGGTGTTAGACAAGTGTATTGGGAATTATAGTCTTTGTTGTTTTGCCTATTCAAAATCTAGAACTATTTGTCTCAGTATGCTTTACACTCCTATAATATCCTGTATTGTTGGATCCAAACCTGCAtacacaaaaaatgatgaaaatggttgTGTTTAATATGGGCTTACCTAAGTCAAATGCCATGTTGGTGTTGTCACCTCCACAACAACTATTCATTATAAAAGGAGTTCTTATAATGATGGAAATgttgaaatgaaatgattataccttaggtataaaacccaCTTATGGAGTTTCACACATAGTTTTAACATTATCACAAAACTTAAATCATGAATATGAAATCATACATGGTCATACTTGAATGTAGTTTGTCATAGCTTGCTACTCTATGTAATCAAATCTACTCTGGATTGAATTGAATAAGAATGCTTGACATTATAAATTAACTTtacaaatgataaaatatttctttaTATAGGATTCATTGGGTATTTTTGAGTTTAGGCCAATATAAAATGCCCAAGTACAAAAATAAGGATCCAAATTCAAATTGTGAAGGTTGACACTACAATGGTTCCAAATTTGAGGAATTTTAATGGGACATGTGTGCTGGGAGCCCTACTCCCACCAAAAGAACACTTTATAAAGGAAGTTCAGAGTGTCTGGATTTGTGATGTTAAATCAAAACGTAATTTGAGTACTTGACAATAGTTAAATTGTAGGATTAACAATTAAATTATAGAGTATAATTGGATCCAAACATGGTTAAATGGATCTAGAAaaagacacactaaagtaggagcctAGATAGAGTGTGAAATTATAAATGGTTACAATTTTCTATACTActtttatcccccactttagtgggagtaatAACTTATACTCataatcatcataaagtagacatAAAGAGATAGAGTAGCTAGAGCAAGGCATACAAGGGATAGGATGTGACTAAGTTGAGGGATGCACAAGCCCTCAAGCTTAGGATCGTATCAATCCACACAAAAAATCTAAATGTACACATGTTCAAAGAAAAAAATGTTAGTCCTAAAGaaaacaaaaggttccaagtaaACTAGGTTAAGGGACCTCGATATAATCATTCTCATAATGTTATTGCAAGACCACAAGTAGACTTCTAGAAAGAGACAAGAGAATACACCAATTTGAAGAAGATTCATCGTTGGCCaactaacaagttgtgttatgataaGGTTCAACTGATATGACATGAATTCTATTGGCCAGCAAGTTCTATTATGCTGGGTGAACCATGTAGTGTAAAAAATTGATTACACTAGCAATCCACACTATACAAGGTAATCAATCCCTAAGAAAGTGCAAACAAAAACAGTCATGCTTACAATATTTGTTTTAGATGGCCAATGCTTAGGGAGCATAAAATGATAATAAAAATCAAACAAGAAAGCTTCACTACACTAGCTGAGTAATGCTTTGAGGAGCATAGATATTTTTTCCAAAGGATTGAACTAGCAAGGTGTGTTATGATATAAGATTGGGATGAGTCGTATGGATGCCACTAGCTAGCAAGTTTGATTATGCTAGGTCATCCATACATATGAAAAAATATAGTTagatttgatgatgaggagagaataAGTTGATGGTATGATTAAATAATAAGGATCCagttaactactgagaggggggggtgaatcagtagatagaaaaactaatataaactttcaccaatctcaaaatcaacctctcaaagtaaacttagaactaacaagttAAGCcattgaactataaatgcaatatcattgtcaagtttaaactggttgactgttgcaacagattaacagtaaacaacttgaaactcacaaacatccaaatgctttactgacataagtaaacttcatttcatattgttgccggttatcataacttatcaaagtggattaagtagttaagcaaatcaaccatataaaacataaccacaaaatcattcaccacttgacacaatatttttgacatggaaacccaaatgggagaaaccatggtgagatgagactcacaagataacaatCTAAACTtttttgaagttttccctattaggagccaagcccgttaaaggtttacaaaaagtcctgttaagaacaaatcatgttagggaccacccggtaaagggattgactataatgccttattggaagcaataccctatgaggagtaacctcggtagaggatttgaaatccaagataatgaaccacctggttagaggatttgaataacaccaagcttgttagagcttacccggttaagggatttcaactggtataattgttagaaaacaacaagaattttCTGATCTGttagaatagcactacacttgcttgttcagatccttttcgtgctc contains:
- the LOC131042049 gene encoding 2-acetamido-2-deoxy-D-galactose-binding seed lectin 2-like → MANISFLFFVCSCTAFAGVILKVQAESPLFTFPPVTNFSLEGVATNIPSLPYIFNMPFVQLSNGDKTQATFSWMTYNQPISLWDDSFSFVLNFSSHFQFLTSRNDYNSSQYGDGLTFFLAPFDSEPPQNCTGQWLGLFNQSTDGNSSNHIVAVEFDTFKNDPFDPDDNHVGINVNSIVSKASVSMRNKSGIEIGSGSILSSWVDYDGLAKRLDVFLTADLNALEKPESPILSYEIDLTNILPQNIKVGISASTAYSLEQHYVYFWDFKSHHSPTLTKANYVLILVVASVFTVAGFVLLAGLWYFRNKSREEDDIEIDKWFNEGPCKFSHAELRTAAKFFSQEQKLGVGGFGNVNRGILPGAKEAVGCLYVGN